From Terriglobia bacterium, the proteins below share one genomic window:
- a CDS encoding alpha/beta hydrolase produces MKTAFDQGKGPAVLLIHAFPLNHTMWEPQLASFTSEFRVVAPDVRGFGRSQPQSPWTMEEAADDINALLDSSGVETCAVAGVSMGGYIALAFWSKYPQRVRRLILANTRARADTETEKTARNEMIAGLQQNGTALLPDRMLPRLLRPNASQETVQAVRKMIDAVHPSAAIYAVMAMRDRVDFSSAVHRIQCPTMVVTGSDDVIISAGEARALAGTISGCRFFEVPHSGHLSNLENPEEFNRALLAFLRP; encoded by the coding sequence ATGAAGACGGCCTTTGACCAGGGTAAGGGCCCCGCGGTCCTGCTGATCCACGCATTCCCGCTCAATCACACCATGTGGGAGCCGCAGCTGGCGTCCTTTACATCCGAATTCCGTGTCGTTGCGCCCGACGTTCGCGGGTTCGGCCGGTCACAACCACAGTCGCCCTGGACAATGGAGGAGGCTGCCGACGACATCAACGCATTGCTGGACTCATCGGGGGTCGAGACCTGCGCTGTCGCCGGAGTTTCCATGGGCGGATACATAGCCCTGGCATTCTGGTCGAAATATCCGCAGCGTGTGCGCCGGCTGATTCTGGCCAACACCCGCGCACGCGCCGACACCGAAACTGAAAAAACAGCCCGCAATGAGATGATCGCCGGACTCCAGCAGAACGGAACTGCGCTATTGCCGGATCGGATGCTGCCCCGGCTGCTCCGGCCGAATGCGTCTCAGGAGACGGTTCAGGCTGTCCGGAAAATGATCGATGCAGTCCATCCGTCCGCGGCCATTTACGCTGTGATGGCGATGCGGGACCGGGTCGACTTCTCTTCCGCCGTCCATCGGATCCAATGCCCCACCATGGTCGTCACCGGTTCCGACGATGTCATTATCTCCGCCGGAGAAGCCCGCGCCCTCGCCGGAACGATATCGGGCTGCCGGTTTTTCGAGGTTCCACACTCCGGACATCTCAGCAACCTTGAAAACCCGGAGGAATTCAATCGCGCATTACTTGCGTTTCTGCGTCCCTGA